Proteins co-encoded in one Salvia splendens isolate huo1 chromosome 4, SspV2, whole genome shotgun sequence genomic window:
- the LOC121800528 gene encoding glycine-rich protein 23-like, with product MAKLYAIVLIALAIAHASARDVPIDSTKPIEKKTVVKTADAPAAHSVGDEKNFIAYGGGVGGWAGIGYAGGIPMIGGGIGGASGIGGVGGLGGAAGAGGLGGLGGVGGAAGAGGVGGIGVGGAAGHVVP from the coding sequence ATGGCTAAGTTGTATGCAATTGTGTTGATCGCACTAGCAATTGCGCATGCAAGTGCAAGAGATGTTCCAATTGATAGCACAAAACCTATTGAGAAAAAGACGGTGGTGAAAACTGCTGATGCTCCGGCTGCACACAGCGTCGGTGACGAGAAAAACTTCATAGCTTATGGCGGCGGCGTTGGTGGCTGGGCTGGCATTGGCTACGCCGGTGGGATTCCGATGATCGGTGGCGGCATTGGCGGCGCAAGTGGAATTGGAGGGGTGGGTGGGCTAGGCGGTGCTGCCGGTGCCGGTGGATTAGGTGGGCTAGGCGGAGTTGGAGGCGCCGCCGGTGCAGGTGGTGTAGGCGGAATTGGAGTTGGCGGTGCGGCCGGCCATGTTGTACCTTGA